From a region of the uncultured Draconibacterium sp. genome:
- a CDS encoding DUF1080 domain-containing protein, whose protein sequence is MKLKILTVALLFVAVCAVAQDERPEMVPEMTEIWDPEVPVITPGETPADAPSDAIVLFDGVDIDREWTNGDGGPVGWKVADGCVTVERGAGIIQTKRAFEDFQLHIEWRSPSEVIGESQGRGNSGVFLQKRYEVQVLDNYNNRTYRNGQAGSLYKQHAPLVNACKGPGEWQVYDIIYTAPRFNDDGTYFTPPTVTVLHNGVLVQNNSKLRGPTEYIGIPEYSVEIHGADVIQLQDHGNPVSYRNIWIREL, encoded by the coding sequence ATGAAACTTAAAATTTTAACAGTAGCGCTGCTTTTTGTAGCAGTGTGCGCAGTAGCTCAAGATGAGAGACCGGAAATGGTTCCTGAAATGACTGAAATCTGGGATCCTGAAGTGCCGGTAATTACTCCGGGAGAAACTCCGGCAGATGCACCTTCGGATGCCATAGTTTTATTCGACGGTGTGGATATCGACCGTGAGTGGACAAACGGAGATGGTGGCCCTGTTGGCTGGAAAGTAGCCGACGGTTGTGTAACCGTTGAAAGAGGAGCGGGAATCATTCAGACAAAACGTGCTTTCGAAGATTTTCAATTACACATCGAGTGGAGATCGCCATCAGAAGTAATTGGCGAAAGCCAGGGACGTGGAAACAGCGGCGTTTTTCTTCAGAAACGTTACGAGGTTCAGGTGCTGGATAACTATAATAACCGTACATACCGCAATGGTCAGGCCGGAAGTTTGTACAAACAACATGCGCCGCTGGTAAATGCCTGTAAAGGCCCGGGCGAGTGGCAAGTGTACGATATTATTTACACTGCACCACGTTTTAACGACGACGGTACGTATTTTACACCGCCAACTGTAACTGTTTTGCACAATGGCGTTTTGGTTCAAAACAATTCAAAATTGCGCGGACCAACAGAATACATTGGTATTCCTGAGTACAGCGTTGAAATACACGGTGCCGATGTTATACAGTTGCAAGATCATGGAAATCCGGTGAGTTACCGAAACATCTGGATTCGCGAATTGTAA
- a CDS encoding tetratricopeptide repeat-containing sensor histidine kinase: MKIIYIVVLALLLFSTEPVRSQTLKIDSLRNEIRNVQGIELAKLDIEIASALYYQDPIEAIEFCEKAVLIARDESYPYQEIEALIIKSGAMLICGQAEKGFTIADSVSHLSVCLDEPMLYCKALNVKAMFYFYTANYDKSLTVYQEADSIAKKNGFAESLAKIQVNMGTIYTQKGNYVKGIKAYEEALKFYQKQNDKHVMAMLNSNIGTNYSYWLPPARAREYYIQAVSLYGEIEEPVAKATTMNNIGDTYADENNYTKAIEYYKNAIEELGNSTNSAVAAVPQIGMGEAYWKLNDLEKAKQYSNRALSSFMSIQHSEGIARSKAVLGGIKIKEGDYAGANRLLSEALEIANTYEIKDLQAELCGEFADLKSVEKDYNAALEYTKTHFAIKDSLLNKYKGHQLNELLAEMEVEQKEAEIKILQKDSAIKSLDLKRKSSLIFALVFVTIVLLILTIVILYFQRQKKKTLRLVKIQNQQISQQNDKLIMASEMQNKILSIIGHDLVTPMGGLKELLNMLNDNPDTFESEDLLSLVPSLKGAVDDTYFLLTNLLSWAKNQGGNYNVEIESCNVLEIVNQNLSFLQNSIAKKSIQIEIQIAADLVIQFDKNMFGIVVRNLISNAVKFTPGNGKICIYTEERDGKLIFCVKDTGIGISKENQKKLFSKEHVSTFGTDNEKGTGLGLNLCKEFVEKNKSKLMVESRENEGSLFAFFISEKM, from the coding sequence ATGAAAATAATTTATATTGTAGTTTTAGCTTTATTATTGTTTAGTACCGAACCAGTCAGATCTCAAACGCTAAAAATAGACAGCTTAAGAAATGAAATCCGGAATGTTCAGGGAATTGAACTTGCGAAACTTGATATTGAGATAGCTTCTGCTTTGTATTATCAAGATCCTATTGAAGCAATTGAATTTTGTGAAAAAGCTGTTTTAATTGCCAGGGATGAATCGTATCCTTATCAGGAAATAGAAGCACTTATAATAAAAAGCGGTGCAATGCTAATTTGTGGTCAGGCCGAAAAAGGATTCACTATAGCCGATTCTGTTAGTCACCTTTCTGTATGTTTGGACGAGCCAATGCTTTACTGCAAGGCTTTAAATGTTAAGGCTATGTTCTATTTTTATACTGCTAATTACGATAAATCATTAACGGTTTATCAAGAAGCAGATTCCATTGCTAAAAAAAATGGATTTGCGGAATCATTGGCAAAGATACAGGTGAACATGGGGACGATATATACCCAAAAAGGAAACTATGTAAAAGGAATAAAAGCTTATGAAGAGGCATTGAAGTTTTATCAAAAACAGAATGATAAGCATGTAATGGCCATGTTAAATAGTAACATCGGAACAAATTATTCGTATTGGTTACCTCCTGCCAGAGCGCGTGAGTACTACATTCAGGCAGTTTCTTTGTATGGTGAGATTGAAGAACCCGTCGCCAAAGCTACAACAATGAACAACATTGGCGATACTTATGCGGATGAAAATAATTATACAAAAGCAATTGAATACTATAAAAATGCCATTGAAGAGCTTGGGAATTCTACAAATTCGGCAGTGGCTGCAGTGCCGCAGATTGGAATGGGAGAGGCGTACTGGAAATTGAATGATCTGGAAAAAGCAAAACAGTATTCCAACAGGGCTTTAAGCTCATTTATGAGTATCCAGCATAGTGAGGGTATTGCTCGGTCAAAGGCTGTGCTGGGAGGAATAAAAATAAAGGAAGGCGATTATGCTGGTGCAAATCGATTATTAAGTGAGGCATTGGAAATTGCAAATACGTATGAGATTAAAGATCTGCAAGCCGAACTTTGTGGCGAATTTGCCGATCTCAAATCAGTTGAGAAAGATTACAACGCAGCGTTGGAATACACAAAAACTCATTTTGCCATAAAAGATTCGCTACTCAACAAATACAAAGGACATCAATTGAACGAACTCCTGGCTGAAATGGAGGTTGAACAGAAAGAAGCCGAGATAAAGATTTTACAAAAAGATAGTGCCATAAAAAGTCTGGACTTAAAAAGAAAATCATCTCTAATTTTTGCTCTTGTTTTTGTAACTATCGTTTTACTGATTTTAACAATCGTGATTTTGTATTTCCAGCGACAAAAGAAAAAGACACTGAGGTTGGTTAAAATCCAGAATCAGCAAATTTCGCAACAAAACGACAAATTGATTATGGCCAGTGAAATGCAAAATAAAATATTATCGATAATTGGACACGATTTAGTAACTCCGATGGGCGGTTTGAAAGAGTTATTAAACATGCTAAATGATAATCCTGATACATTTGAATCGGAAGATTTATTGTCGTTGGTGCCTTCGTTAAAGGGAGCGGTAGATGATACTTACTTTTTACTTACAAATTTATTGTCGTGGGCAAAAAATCAGGGTGGAAATTATAATGTCGAGATCGAAAGTTGTAATGTGCTTGAGATTGTAAATCAGAACCTTTCATTTCTTCAAAATAGTATTGCAAAAAAATCAATTCAAATTGAAATTCAAATTGCAGCTGATTTGGTCATTCAGTTCGACAAGAATATGTTTGGAATTGTTGTGCGAAATCTGATTTCGAATGCTGTGAAATTTACTCCGGGAAATGGGAAAATTTGCATTTATACTGAAGAGCGTGATGGAAAATTAATTTTTTGTGTAAAAGATACCGGGATTGGAATTTCTAAAGAAAACCAGAAAAAGCTGTTTAGCAAGGAACATGTTTCTACATTTGGAACGGATAACGAAAAAGGAACCGGCCTGGGACTTAACCTTTGCAAAGAGTTTGTTGAGAAAAACAAGAGCAAACTTATGGTAGAAAGCAGGGAGAACGAAGGGAGCCTGTTTGCGTTTTTTATTTCGGAGAAGATGTGA
- a CDS encoding nitroreductase family protein produces MNRRHSLKAGAALVTGLTLIPVVKSAGENLVSQTEESFWEVVKNRRSVRAFKSDPVPEADLEKVVDAARMAPTAGNQQPWRFLIITDKKKIEALKTAKLKETEAYLKDEKKLAGEELKKQLNEYDKQLKSGYLSAPAYIVVLTDNNSRYPQYNHWDGPLAAANLMLAARALGYGTVHITDSFSEELTRKVFNIPDNYTRVCITPVGVPVEWPEKEKQPLGDFVVSNSF; encoded by the coding sequence ATGAACAGAAGACACAGTTTAAAGGCCGGTGCTGCATTAGTTACCGGACTAACATTGATTCCGGTTGTAAAATCTGCCGGAGAAAATTTGGTTAGCCAAACAGAAGAATCATTTTGGGAGGTGGTTAAAAACCGTCGCTCGGTACGTGCATTTAAATCGGATCCGGTGCCGGAAGCAGATTTAGAAAAAGTAGTCGATGCTGCAAGAATGGCTCCTACAGCGGGAAACCAGCAACCGTGGAGATTTCTGATTATTACCGACAAAAAGAAAATTGAGGCATTAAAAACTGCTAAACTGAAAGAAACTGAAGCCTACCTAAAAGATGAAAAAAAACTGGCAGGCGAAGAACTGAAGAAGCAATTAAACGAGTATGACAAACAATTAAAAAGCGGGTATTTGTCGGCGCCGGCTTACATTGTAGTTCTTACAGATAACAATAGTCGTTATCCGCAGTATAACCACTGGGACGGCCCGCTGGCTGCCGCAAATTTAATGCTTGCAGCACGTGCTCTTGGTTATGGAACAGTGCATATTACCGATTCATTTTCCGAAGAACTGACACGAAAAGTATTCAATATCCCAGATAATTATACACGTGTATGTATTACTCCGGTTGGCGTTCCGGTTGAATGGCCTGAAAAAGAAAAGCAGCCTCTCGGTGACTTTGTTGTTAGTAACAGTTTCTAA
- a CDS encoding DsrE family protein, translating into MKTRIFIVFLILTGFSFSGLATEPVVKNEPQMEEIPASEKLVVLWTSGDKEVAEKMVLMYSYNSKRFEWWKDITLVVWGPSQKVLVENEDIQDYVKKIMDQGTAVKACKGCSDLYGVSDKLEELGVEVKYMGEITDYMKEGRHVLTL; encoded by the coding sequence ATGAAAACACGAATATTTATTGTATTTCTCATCCTGACGGGATTCTCCTTCAGCGGACTGGCAACGGAACCTGTAGTGAAAAACGAGCCTCAGATGGAAGAAATTCCTGCTTCGGAAAAATTGGTAGTTCTTTGGACCAGCGGAGACAAGGAAGTGGCCGAAAAAATGGTGCTGATGTACTCCTATAATTCCAAACGATTTGAGTGGTGGAAAGATATAACACTGGTGGTGTGGGGGCCATCGCAAAAAGTGTTGGTTGAAAATGAGGACATTCAGGACTATGTGAAAAAGATCATGGATCAGGGAACAGCAGTAAAAGCGTGCAAGGGCTGTTCCGATTTGTACGGAGTCTCAGACAAACTGGAAGAGCTGGGTGTTGAAGTCAAATACATGGGGGAGATCACTGATTATATGAAAGAAGGACGGCATGTATTAACGTTATAA
- a CDS encoding nitroreductase family protein, with translation MSLLENLQWRYATKKYDPTKKVAQEDVDKIVEAARLAPTSSGLQQFRVIVITDQELKDKIVPIAWGQEIVAECSHLLVFAAWDRYTEERIDEIYNRTTDERGLPRGRFGSYTDKLKEMYLPQSAEDNFVHTARQAYIGFGLSIAQAAEQKVDCTPMEGFSTDELDDLLDLKSKGLKSVTMLPLGYRDNDGDWLASMKKVRNPKEEFVMEY, from the coding sequence ATGTCATTATTAGAAAATTTACAGTGGAGATATGCCACCAAAAAGTACGACCCAACAAAAAAAGTAGCACAGGAAGATGTAGATAAAATTGTTGAGGCAGCTCGCCTTGCTCCTACTTCTTCGGGTTTGCAACAGTTTCGTGTAATAGTAATCACCGACCAGGAATTAAAAGATAAAATCGTTCCGATTGCATGGGGACAGGAAATAGTTGCCGAGTGTTCGCACTTGTTGGTTTTTGCCGCCTGGGACCGTTATACTGAAGAACGAATTGATGAGATTTACAACAGAACAACTGATGAACGTGGTTTACCTCGCGGACGTTTTGGATCATACACCGACAAACTAAAAGAAATGTATTTGCCACAATCAGCCGAGGACAACTTTGTACATACTGCGCGCCAGGCTTACATTGGGTTTGGATTGTCGATTGCACAAGCCGCCGAGCAAAAAGTGGATTGTACACCAATGGAAGGTTTTTCTACCGACGAGCTGGATGATTTATTGGATTTAAAATCGAAAGGATTAAAAAGTGTCACAATGCTTCCGTTAGGATATCGCGACAATGATGGCGACTGGTTAGCATCAATGAAGAAAGTACGTAATCCGAAAGAAGAGTTTGTTATGGAGTATTAA
- a CDS encoding MarR family transcriptional regulator, translating into MDNVLKLKSQVCFPVYALSREIVNVYRPILEEIDLTYPQYLVMMVLWESEPQKVNQIGDKLNLDNGTITPLLKRIAAKGLISRKRNSKDERVVEISLTESGKQLQTKAAEVPQKVVKAMGITHEDLMQLKELVVKILNRAK; encoded by the coding sequence ATGGATAATGTGTTAAAGTTAAAGAGTCAGGTATGCTTCCCGGTTTATGCCTTATCGCGCGAAATCGTTAATGTGTACCGACCGATTCTTGAAGAGATTGATCTTACCTATCCGCAATACCTTGTAATGATGGTTTTGTGGGAAAGTGAACCGCAAAAGGTAAATCAAATTGGTGATAAATTAAATCTCGACAATGGAACAATCACCCCATTATTAAAACGAATAGCCGCAAAAGGTTTGATCTCGCGCAAACGAAACAGCAAGGATGAGCGAGTTGTGGAAATTTCGCTTACCGAGAGCGGTAAACAATTACAAACAAAAGCAGCAGAGGTTCCGCAAAAGGTTGTAAAAGCCATGGGAATTACCCATGAAGATTTGATGCAGCTAAAGGAATTAGTAGTAAAGATATTAAACAGAGCCAAATAG
- a CDS encoding YciI family protein: MKKITFAFSLFTFAFSLAVSAQDQREFSYTEGDTTYTMKRYVFMLLESGETKSKDSTEAAYYQQMHMAHLNKLAESGKLIVAGPFEGGGNHRGLLIFDVETVDEALKLEGKDPSVKTNRLKMNAFYWWGAKGTVIN, from the coding sequence GTGAAAAAAATTACTTTTGCCTTTTCACTTTTCACTTTTGCCTTTAGCTTAGCTGTTTCAGCGCAGGATCAGCGCGAATTCTCCTACACCGAAGGCGACACCACTTACACCATGAAACGTTATGTTTTTATGCTGCTTGAGAGCGGAGAGACAAAAAGTAAGGACTCAACTGAAGCAGCCTATTACCAGCAAATGCACATGGCACACTTAAATAAGTTGGCAGAAAGCGGGAAACTTATTGTAGCCGGTCCGTTTGAGGGCGGTGGCAATCATCGGGGACTTTTAATTTTTGATGTGGAAACAGTAGACGAAGCTTTAAAACTGGAAGGCAAAGATCCATCAGTAAAAACAAACCGGTTAAAGATGAATGCCTTTTACTGGTGGGGCGCCAAAGGCACTGTCATCAATTAA
- the msrA gene encoding peptide-methionine (S)-S-oxide reductase MsrA — MSKDLQKATLGGGCFWCTEAIYLELKGVVDVKPGYSGGHVKNPTYKQVCDGTTGHAEVVQITFDSEVVSFSEILEVFFMTHDPTTLNRQGNDVGPQYRSAIFYHNEEQKEVAERVIDLFEKEEVYSRPIVTEVTEFEKFYIAEDYHINYYARNKTQGYCQFVVAPKLEKFKKIFKDQLK, encoded by the coding sequence ATGAGTAAAGATTTGCAGAAAGCCACACTTGGCGGAGGATGTTTTTGGTGTACCGAAGCCATTTATCTGGAGTTAAAAGGAGTTGTTGATGTAAAACCGGGTTACAGTGGCGGCCACGTAAAAAATCCAACGTACAAACAGGTTTGCGACGGAACAACCGGCCATGCTGAAGTAGTGCAAATTACTTTCGATTCGGAGGTAGTGAGCTTTTCAGAAATTCTGGAAGTGTTTTTTATGACACACGATCCAACCACACTGAACAGACAAGGCAACGATGTAGGTCCGCAATACCGTTCTGCAATTTTCTATCATAACGAAGAACAAAAAGAGGTGGCAGAACGCGTTATCGATCTTTTTGAAAAAGAAGAAGTTTATAGCAGACCAATTGTTACCGAGGTTACCGAATTCGAGAAGTTTTACATTGCCGAAGATTACCACATTAACTATTATGCGCGTAACAAAACGCAAGGCTATTGCCAGTTTGTGGTAGCTCCGAAACTGGAGAAATTCAAGAAGATCTTTAAAGACCAATTGAAATAA
- a CDS encoding DUF6787 family protein, with translation MFDRLKKRWNLNSNFQVLIILFVFSITGSAALYVRKGVFDLVGITEATSLWIKVPLYIVTVVPAYQVLFLLIASVFGQFRFAWEFEKKTFSRFIPKKK, from the coding sequence ATGTTTGACAGACTAAAAAAGAGATGGAACCTGAACAGCAATTTCCAGGTTTTAATAATTCTGTTTGTATTTTCCATTACCGGAAGCGCAGCTCTTTATGTGCGCAAAGGAGTTTTCGATTTGGTAGGCATAACCGAAGCAACCAGCCTTTGGATTAAAGTGCCGCTGTACATTGTAACCGTAGTTCCGGCCTACCAGGTTTTATTTTTACTGATTGCATCTGTTTTTGGGCAATTCCGCTTTGCATGGGAGTTTGAGAAAAAAACCTTTTCACGATTTATACCTAAAAAGAAATGA
- a CDS encoding metallophosphoesterase, translating to MRASAMLLIPLFFFMLLVDTYTFRGIKPLLAKLRIKLLKQSLTILFWGISLIVFAGFCLFMFGIQHVKQSDAYIYVGYLVVSFALFYFPKFVFIVFVLLKDIQLLVQKIYNWFKRKKKKGLTPDNSGRKMERAEFLYQMGLVLAAVPFASILYGVTKGKFNYRVMRENLHFDNLPKSFIGLKIVQISDMHLGSFNKKFDQVAKAVELINEQEPDILLFTGDLVNNFAEETEGWAPVLSQLKAKIGKYSVLGNHDYGDYSEWESAAAKEKNLAGIKKFHQKIGFRLLLNETETLNINGEEIALIGVENWGKPPFPQHGDLQKAEEKAQGQPFKILMSHDPSHWDAEVLESTDIDLTFAGHTHGMQFGIERAGIKWSPVQYKYPRWGGLYREKKQFLYVNRGFGYIGFPGRIGMPPEITMVELT from the coding sequence ATGAGAGCGAGTGCAATGCTATTAATTCCCCTGTTCTTTTTTATGCTGCTGGTGGATACATATACCTTCCGTGGCATAAAACCGCTGCTCGCCAAACTCAGAATCAAACTTCTAAAACAATCATTAACTATACTTTTCTGGGGAATTTCATTAATTGTTTTTGCAGGATTCTGCCTATTTATGTTCGGGATTCAGCATGTAAAACAGTCCGACGCTTACATTTACGTTGGATACCTCGTGGTTAGTTTTGCCTTGTTTTATTTCCCCAAATTTGTATTCATCGTTTTTGTGTTGCTAAAAGATATCCAGTTACTAGTTCAAAAGATTTATAACTGGTTTAAGAGAAAAAAGAAAAAAGGTTTAACACCAGATAATTCGGGAAGGAAAATGGAGAGAGCAGAGTTTTTATATCAAATGGGGCTGGTTTTGGCAGCAGTTCCGTTTGCGTCGATTCTTTATGGAGTGACAAAAGGGAAATTTAATTACCGCGTAATGCGCGAAAATTTACATTTCGACAATTTGCCAAAATCGTTTATAGGACTAAAAATCGTTCAGATATCTGACATGCACCTGGGTAGCTTTAACAAGAAGTTCGACCAGGTGGCAAAAGCTGTTGAATTGATTAACGAACAAGAACCGGATATTCTTTTGTTTACCGGCGACCTCGTTAATAATTTTGCCGAAGAAACCGAAGGCTGGGCACCTGTATTATCGCAACTAAAAGCTAAAATCGGAAAATATTCGGTGCTTGGAAATCACGACTACGGCGACTATTCGGAATGGGAATCGGCAGCTGCCAAAGAAAAAAACCTGGCGGGCATCAAAAAATTTCATCAGAAAATTGGTTTCCGCTTGTTGCTGAACGAAACTGAAACATTAAACATTAACGGCGAAGAAATTGCACTGATTGGTGTTGAGAACTGGGGTAAACCACCTTTCCCGCAGCATGGCGATTTGCAAAAAGCAGAAGAGAAAGCACAAGGCCAGCCATTCAAAATTCTGATGAGCCACGATCCTTCGCACTGGGACGCCGAGGTGCTGGAATCCACCGATATCGACCTTACATTTGCAGGACATACACACGGCATGCAGTTTGGTATTGAACGTGCCGGAATTAAGTGGAGCCCGGTTCAATATAAATACCCACGCTGGGGCGGTTTATATCGCGAGAAAAAACAATTTTTGTATGTGAATCGTGGCTTTGGCTACATTGGTTTTCCGGGAAGAATTGGCATGCCACCTGAGATTACAATGGTGGAATTAACTTAA
- the rluF gene encoding 23S rRNA pseudouridine(2604) synthase RluF — MESKRLNKAISETGFCSRREADRLIESGKVKVNGKVVGLGVQVTAHDRIEVDGQLVTKEVPNIYLAFHKPVGITCTTDTSKKDNIVDYINFPERIFPIGRLDKPSEGLIFMTNDGDIVNKILRAGNQHEKEYIVNVNRKITQAFIRQMSNGVPILDTVTKKCRVERINDFTFNIVLTQGLNRQIRRMCSHLGYEVTRLKRVRIMNIKLGKLKRGEYRHFTPGELKEINRLVANSSKTEEASED, encoded by the coding sequence ATGGAAAGCAAACGACTAAATAAAGCCATTTCGGAAACCGGATTTTGTTCGCGCCGCGAAGCCGACAGACTAATTGAAAGCGGAAAGGTAAAAGTAAATGGCAAAGTAGTGGGCTTAGGTGTTCAGGTAACCGCGCATGATAGAATTGAAGTTGATGGTCAACTCGTCACCAAAGAAGTTCCAAATATTTACCTTGCTTTTCATAAACCAGTTGGAATTACCTGCACCACCGATACCAGCAAAAAGGATAACATTGTAGATTATATCAATTTCCCCGAACGGATATTTCCCATTGGGCGACTGGACAAACCCAGCGAGGGACTCATTTTTATGACCAACGACGGCGATATCGTAAACAAGATCCTTCGTGCGGGCAATCAGCACGAAAAAGAATACATTGTAAACGTAAACCGGAAAATTACTCAGGCATTTATCCGGCAAATGAGTAACGGCGTTCCCATTCTTGATACGGTTACAAAAAAGTGCCGGGTGGAGCGCATCAACGACTTTACTTTCAATATTGTTTTGACACAGGGCCTGAATCGCCAAATCCGTAGAATGTGCTCACATTTGGGCTACGAAGTTACCCGGTTAAAACGCGTTCGAATAATGAATATAAAACTTGGCAAACTAAAACGTGGCGAATACCGCCATTTTACTCCCGGAGAACTAAAAGAAATCAACCGTTTGGTAGCCAATTCCAGCAAAACAGAGGAAGCCTCCGAGGATTAA
- a CDS encoding DMT family transporter produces the protein MKLIYTTIVLLIGFLLAIQGSINTQLTTYLKHPIQGALISFFVGFLALLVLNFIFKTEIPNWGHLNTAPWYVFAGGLLGAIFVSSVIFFIPKIGVTTVLAASIAGQLIAASVIDHFGFFGLDQHPVSMGKIGGIILLAFGIFLIQKY, from the coding sequence ATGAAATTAATATATACAACAATTGTTTTGCTAATCGGCTTTTTGTTGGCAATTCAGGGAAGTATTAATACCCAACTAACTACCTATTTAAAACACCCGATACAAGGAGCTTTAATAAGTTTTTTTGTGGGTTTTCTGGCACTTCTCGTATTGAATTTCATATTCAAAACAGAAATTCCAAACTGGGGGCATTTAAATACGGCTCCATGGTATGTATTTGCGGGCGGCTTGCTGGGAGCAATTTTTGTTTCGTCGGTTATCTTTTTCATACCAAAGATTGGCGTCACCACCGTTTTGGCGGCGTCTATTGCCGGACAACTCATTGCAGCTTCTGTTATTGATCATTTTGGATTTTTCGGTTTGGACCAGCACCCCGTTTCAATGGGAAAAATTGGAGGAATTATTTTATTAGCCTTTGGCATTTTTCTTATCCAAAAATATTGA
- a CDS encoding GAF domain-containing protein, translated as MEDRKKEGRYGRIYKQLSELVLKSNNAQARMATIIAVLHHKMDYFFWTGYYLIEDGEMTVNSYQGPVACQILEKNKGVCWAAFNQKETVVVEDVHAFPDHIACDSRSNSEIVVPLKNQAGEVIGVLDIDSSEKAAFTEVDAHWLEKILELIWS; from the coding sequence ATGGAAGACAGGAAAAAAGAAGGCCGATATGGAAGAATTTACAAACAGCTGAGCGAACTTGTACTAAAAAGTAATAATGCACAGGCGCGCATGGCAACCATAATTGCCGTTTTACATCATAAAATGGATTACTTTTTCTGGACAGGGTATTACCTGATTGAAGATGGTGAGATGACCGTTAACTCGTACCAGGGGCCGGTTGCCTGCCAGATATTGGAAAAAAACAAAGGTGTTTGCTGGGCTGCATTTAACCAAAAAGAAACGGTTGTGGTTGAAGATGTGCACGCTTTCCCGGATCATATTGCCTGCGACTCGCGTTCAAATTCTGAGATAGTGGTTCCCCTGAAAAATCAAGCCGGCGAAGTAATTGGCGTTTTGGATATCGACAGCTCGGAGAAAGCGGCTTTTACTGAAGTTGATGCACATTGGCTGGAAAAAATTCTGGAATTAATTTGGAGCTAA
- a CDS encoding DUF4870 domain-containing protein, producing MHRIIEDPNERQWGMLVHIAAMALFILPVAGNIIGPLIIYLMKKDEYEFVNEQGKEVLNFQITWSIIFFISILLIIVGIGVLMLVGFGIAWLVLVIVASVSASNGTPYKYPFTIRFLQ from the coding sequence ATGCACCGAATAATTGAAGATCCGAATGAGCGCCAGTGGGGGATGTTAGTTCATATTGCCGCTATGGCACTTTTTATTTTACCTGTTGCCGGAAATATAATTGGCCCGCTAATTATCTACCTGATGAAAAAAGATGAGTACGAATTTGTTAACGAACAAGGCAAGGAAGTGCTTAATTTTCAGATCACCTGGTCGATCATTTTTTTCATTTCAATCCTACTTATTATTGTTGGCATTGGTGTTTTAATGCTGGTTGGATTTGGAATTGCCTGGCTGGTTTTGGTTATTGTGGCTTCGGTATCGGCAAGTAACGGAACGCCTTATAAATACCCTTTTACCATCCGCTTTTTGCAATAA